From the Lathyrus oleraceus cultivar Zhongwan6 chromosome 3, CAAS_Psat_ZW6_1.0, whole genome shotgun sequence genome, the window GGCTGGTACACAACCAACAGAAGCTGAAGTTGCCCATGAAGTGTCCTTGATGTCTCAGACAAATATGTACAGACCAGGTATTGATGTTACTCAGGCTGAGCTTATTCCTCATTTATCTTGGAGGCGCCAAGAGAAGACAGAGATGGTTGGGAATTGGAAGGCAAAAGTTTATGACATGCTTAATGTGATGGTGAGTGTGAAATCAAGGCGGGTTCCAGGTGCTATGACAGATGAAGAGCTTTTTGCCGTGGAGGATGGAGAAAGTATGTTAAATGGGGAAAACAATGATGAATATGATGACGTACTGACTGCTGAGGAAAGAATGCAATTAGATTCTGCCCTACGAATGGGGAACTCCGATGCAGCTTGTGAAGATGAAGAGCATGGGGCCTTTGATGGTCAAGAAAATGGCTCATCAGCTTCCTTTGAGAATTCTGAAGCCAATGGTGCGGTTAAAGAGAAGAAGAGCTGGTTTGGTTGGAATAAGAAAACTTTGAAGAGCAAAGGTGACGAACCTGAGGATTTAAAAACATCAAAGAAAACTTCAAGGCTTGGCCCAGAAGGTAGCAGCCAGAGGTTAGGTGATCAACAAAAGTTAGCATCCGAGTTTCTGAAGGAGGATAGTGGAGACACTAAGAAGGGAAAGGATAAAAACAttaaaaagaagaagaaaggagcAGTTAGCGAGTCTAAGAATGAGAGTGAATATAAAAAGGGTTTAAGACCTGTCTTGTGGTTAACACCTGACTTCCCATTGAAAACTGACGAGCTTCTGCCTCTACTTGACATCTTGGCTAATAAGGTTAAGGCTATTAGAAGACTTAGAGAGCTCTTGACAACTAAGCTTCCTCATGGAACTTTTCCTGTCAAGGTAATCCAAATACTCTAGCTGAAGTTCCAAACTTTTTATGCACTGTTGCTCTGCAATCTGCCGGTAAAGAGTGCTCATATTACCTGAGCTACCTTTTATGGGCAGAGAGTGAGATAATCTTTATTTATTGGCATAAATATACACCTGCTAAACATCTGAATTTTCTCCAAAGTTAGCAAGTTGCTTAGGCTTCACAACTGTTACGAGATTCTGACTCACAGGGTCTGTTTCTATCATCTCTAGTCATACTTGCATAATTGCATTAAATATGTGCATGAGTATATTCTAAAtgtcttttatttttatttttatataaaacAGATTCTGAATGTCTTGTTTAACTGATAATCTTCACTCTTTTTGTTGTTATTTTAATAATGTCAAGCTATGACGACACAAAACTGATTCATGCATAAGCCAATATTTGCTGCTATTGGTCAGACGACCACATAAACTCGAGGGTTTTTCAATTTTCCCCTTCTCCACTGTCAATTTCCTAATAAGGAGTTGGCAGAGAAAATTGGATGATTAATATTGGACTTATCTTTAACTAGTTATGACTCAGTTTACTTGGTTAGCTTATCTCATTATAAACTTGAGAGAAATCAAACTATGTCTGAGCGTTAGTGCAATAATATTGAGCTTGATATCTGCATCTCTGCATGTCACTCTTTATCTGTGCTGTAGCATGTTCATCATCCATTCTTGTTTACAATAATGATGACTTTTGATTTGAAATGGTAATAATAATTTTTTGTGCTACACAGGTTGCTATCCCAATAGTCCCTACTATTAGGGTGCTTGTCACTTTTACAAAATTTGAGGAGCTTCAGCCATTAGAGGAGTTTTCAACACCACTTTCCAGCCCTGCACATTTCCAGGATGCCAAATCCAAAGAATCAGAGGGGTCTGCATCATGGATTTCATGGATGAAAGGAGGCCGAGGGGGGCAGTCCAGTGACTCCGACAGTCACAGATATAAAGATGAAGCCGATCCTTTCAGCATACCCGCAGACTACAAATGGGTAGACGCCAATGAAAAGAAACGCCGAATGAAGGCAAAGAAAGCCAAAAGTAAGAAACATAAGAAGCCGCCAGTTGCTAAACCTGGAGATGGAGTGCATCGCAGCACCGAGGACATAGAAGAATAGTAGTAATATTACGGTATGCATCTCTGGGTCTGATAATTGTTACACGACAGAGTCTTTCTTTATTATGCACAGTGCCACAGCTGACTTTACATTTCAACATTGGAGGGGTTCTCTAAGAATTTACTAGAAACTTCTTGGGAAACCAATTGTTATTAGCAATTAAAAAGGTGCcttcatttttttttctttctgtttCGCCAAGGAAGCTATAATCTTCTAGAAATGGTTGTATTTGTCATGTGAAGTGAAATTGAAGAGCTATAGTCTTGCTCATCAATTGCATTCCTTCATTCTAATTTCTGTTAGATACCGATATCTGTATCTACGCCTATGTCGATGATCATCGATTTTAGATTTTCTTGAGTGTTGTTCTCTTTAGTTACATTCCTTTCATTAAGATTTTGTATGTTGTTTTCAAAGGACCTGTCATAGTAAAGTTTATTCAAACGTCATATTCAATGATTGAACTATAAGATGAGTTCAAAGGATTTATTGTCAAAAGGAAAGTTGCATTGCATCCATATACGTTGTCTATAAGCTCTGAAGAAACCAATAATCTAAGTTTATTCTTTTAGATGATAAGTACTTCGGGACATATATATTTAGGGTTCCTTTGGTTTTTGTTAGGAAATATTGATAAAATATGATAAAGATATTTAGGCTTAGTTGTTGTGCATGATAAAAAGTTGATCAGAATAGAGTATAATAAAATATTTATCATTGATATGGTAAAATTGTAATATACTTAAAAGGCAAAATTACTTTTTTGAAAATAATTGCATATATatttttgaaattattttttaatattttatattttataaattaatataaaatataaaaaatgaataaacagttaaataatattaaataaaaagCTGACACTAATAgtattaaatatattttttattttaaaataaatttacTAAAATTATTCTTGCAACTACCGTTAAATTTTTTCAAAATGGCTAATTAGTCTTAATTTCTAAAAATAGATCCAAAAATTCAGCAAGTCTACATTTTTTAATTTGGACtcaattttatttttcaaaatttataAATAGCATTAAAATTTTAACAATAAATAATTTTATTactttttctaaaaaaaaaacttaaaatcTAAGGGAATTAAATCTAATACATTTCAATTGTCTAGAATTTAAAGTTGAATAGTTCATaattgaagaaaataaaataagagaatttCTTAATGCAATCTTTATGTTTCTTAGCCATTAcataaaattatttaaatatcTTCAGATTTTATAGATACATCTTCGGACGTTCCAAATTCTTTAATGCGCTCTTATGTTTCTTAGCCATTACATAAAATTATTAAAATGCGTTCAGATTTTAGAGATACATCTTTGGACGCTTCAAATTCTAAATGAATTTTGAAatattttggagatgcatctccgtaataATTTAAAACATACTATATATCACACTTAAAAGTCATTATACACGTGAATTAGACTGAAGATGTATTTTCATTCATATTCTAGAGATATATCTCTGTAACGTATCATAACATAGTTTTTCATGTTATGCTATGTTCATGAGTGTTTAAATGCAGATTTAAACCATATCATACAATCGAAAATAAAAAATAGACGTACATAAAACCAGATGGTCCAAAAATGCCATTATATATAAAAGACCAATAAATGTAAAAGATATCATACAACCGAGACCAATAAAGTAACATGATGTCAAAATAAAATACATACCATAATACCACTGCTATATATTAATATACTATTGTGTATGTCTGACTACCTCCCCTATACCTCCTCGGCCATCAAACCCCCGTCCTCCGAAGTTATCTCTGATACATCAAAGTCCTTGTGCCTCCTTCATGATGACATCTAGGACATGCCTCACATCAGAACATCATCTGTCAATGTCTGCTTGCGCAATCTCCGCAATGCGACGACATCCTCAGCATGATCTAACTGTGCCTGATCCTCCTCTAGTATCTCCTGATGAGCTGACATAAGTGGATCTCCTGGAGCACCATGCACCGTGTACATATGTGACACATTAAAAAGCCATCTGATATACCCTTCGAC encodes:
- the LOC127132206 gene encoding uncharacterized protein LOC127132206, translating into MEVNGVVHDSGVGGGRREKREVVDKSLEDLTKYAHSPAHLAVARHDHAALRRIVASLPRLAKAGEVNNEAESLAAEVRADEVSAAIDRRDVPGRETPLHLAVRLRDHVSAEILMAVGADWSLQNENGWSALQEAVCTREEAIAMIIARHYQPLAWAKWCRRLPRIVASATRIRDFYMEITFHFESSVIPFIGRIAPSDTYRIWKRGSNLRADMTLAGFDGLRIQRSDQTFLFLGEGYTSEDGNLTLPHGSLLALSHKEKEVTNALEGAGTQPTEAEVAHEVSLMSQTNMYRPGIDVTQAELIPHLSWRRQEKTEMVGNWKAKVYDMLNVMVSVKSRRVPGAMTDEELFAVEDGESMLNGENNDEYDDVLTAEERMQLDSALRMGNSDAACEDEEHGAFDGQENGSSASFENSEANGAVKEKKSWFGWNKKTLKSKGDEPEDLKTSKKTSRLGPEGSSQRLGDQQKLASEFLKEDSGDTKKGKDKNIKKKKKGAVSESKNESEYKKGLRPVLWLTPDFPLKTDELLPLLDILANKVKAIRRLRELLTTKLPHGTFPVKVAIPIVPTIRVLVTFTKFEELQPLEEFSTPLSSPAHFQDAKSKESEGSASWISWMKGGRGGQSSDSDSHRYKDEADPFSIPADYKWVDANEKKRRMKAKKAKSKKHKKPPVAKPGDGVHRSTEDIEE